The segment GCGTGCGAGGCGACGGGAGACGCTCCTCCGCCCTATCGTTCGCTGTGCAGCCTCCAGGTCGCGCGCAAGGTGTACCAGCTCGACTCCTACCGTCTGCCCATCGCTGCGGCCGCCGCCGGGTTCGGCGCATTCGCTCACCACGATGCACTGGCCGACGCGAAGGCGTGCGCACAGATCGTCATCGACGCCGCGCAGCGCACGACCGCAGGCAGCGTGGATGAGCTGGCCGATGCGCTCGGCATCCGGGTCGTCGAGCCGCGGTTGCCTGCAGAGCGCGCCGCTGCCTGATCCTCCCCGCGGCGATGTCGGTGCCCCGCGCCATGATGACTCCATGGACGCTCTGACCATCATCGTCATCGCCACGGCGGCACTGCTGTTCGGCGCGGCGCTCGGCTGGCTCATCGGCCGAGCGCGCAATGCCGCCGCTCTCGCGCGCGCCGAGGCCGAGACCACCGCGCTGCGAGAAGAACGCGATCGGCAGTACGACCTCTACCGCGACGCCGTCGAGCACGCCCGCAGTGAGCAGCGCGAGAACGCCGAACGGGCGCAGCGCGAGAACGCCGTCATCACGGCTCTCGCGCCCGTCAGCGAGTCGCTCCATCGCATGCAGCGTGCCGTCACGACCCTCGAGCAGGATCGCCAGGCGCAGTTCGGCGCGCTCAGCGAACAGCTGCGGCGCGCCCACGAGAGCGATGAGGCGCTGCGTGCCACGACGGAGTCGCTCGCCGGCGCACTGCGCTCCACGTCGACGCGCGGCGTCTGGGGTGAGACGCAGCTGCGCCGTGTCGTCGAGGCCGCGGGACTCACCCGGCACGTGGATTTCGATCTGCAGGAGACGATCCGCTCCGACCACGGGCGCGGTCGCCCCGACATGGTGATCCGCCTGGCCGGGGGCGCATCGATCGCCGTGGATGCGAAGGTCCCCCTCGACGCCTACCTCGAGGCCAGCGCGCTCAACGGCACCGATGAGCCGCGCCGTCGCATCCTGATGCAGCAGCACGTGCGCGCCGTGCGCGCCCACGTCGACGCCCTGTCGAAGAAGGCGTACTGGTCGGGGCTGGAGTCGAGCCCCGAGTTCGTCATCTGCTTCCTGCCGAGCGAGTCGTTGCTCGCCTCGGCCATCGACGAGGACCCAGCACTGCTCGATCACGCCTTCGGCAAGCGGATCGCGCTGGCCTCTCCGGTCAACCTCTGGGCGGTGCTTAAGACCGTCGCCTACACCTGGACCCAGCAGGAGGTCTCCAGCGAAGCGCGCGACCTCCTCGCACTCGGCACGCAACTGTACGAGCGGGTGGGCGTCATGGCCCGTCACGCCGACGACCTGCGCAAGGCGCTGGAACGCACGGTCGACAGCTACAACCGCTTCGCCGGCTCGCTCGAGAACCGCGTGCTCGTGACCGCACGGCGCTTTCCCGGGATTGATCCGAACGGCCTGGACACTCCGCCGGCGATCACCGATAGTACGCGTCGATTCGGCGCCGAAGAACTGAATCTGCCCGAACCCCGTGCACACGAACCCGATGCGGAGTCCCCGCTGACCGCCGAGATCGGCGATCTGAGAGCACGTCTCGACGATGCGGATGCGGTGGAGGTCAGGCCCCGCCGGGAACCCAGCTGAGCAGAGCGACAACGGCGCCGGAGAACACGACGAAGGCGCCGATCATCCACCACGCGCTGACTTCGTGCCCCTCGTCGTGACGAACCCGGAACAGTACGTCGGTGCGGCGCTTCGCATCCATCTCGACGACGGTGATGCTGCCGGTGTCGGTGACCGTCGTCTGCCGGTACACGTTCTCGGTTGTCATCATGTCCCCTCTCGAAGCGGTTCTCGCAGCCGCGATCCGCAACGAATGCCGCCTCTATTGTGCCAGCCGCGCGGGAAGCATGTCGGAGAACAGCCCGAATCGGCCATACCGGCTCGATAACGAAAGCATCCGGCTCAGCCGTGCGATCGTCAGAGCAGGATCAGAGCCACTTCGAGACGAGGTGATCGGAGGACACGCGACGCAGCGTTCCGGAGGCTCCGCGGAGCACGACGCTCTCCGTGTACACGTATCCGCCCTCACGGCGCACACCGGCCACGAGCTGTCCGTCGGTGACGCCCGTGGCGACGAAGATCGTGTTGTTGCCCTTGACCAGGTCGTCGGCCTCGTAGACCTTGTCCATGTCGAGGCCGGAGTCGATGCCGCGCTGACGCTCGTCGTCATCGCGCGCCCACAGGCGGCCCTGGATGTGCCCGCCCAGCGCCTTGATGGCGCACGCGGTCACGATGCCCTCGGGGCTGCCGCCGATGCCGACGCACATGTCGGTGCGCGCGGCGTGACGTGCGGCATTGATACCGCCCGCGACGTCGCCATCCGACATGAGGCGGGTGCCGGCTCCCGCCTCGCGGATGTCGTCGATG is part of the Microbacterium pseudoresistens genome and harbors:
- a CDS encoding DNA recombination protein RmuC, which codes for MDALTIIVIATAALLFGAALGWLIGRARNAAALARAEAETTALREERDRQYDLYRDAVEHARSEQRENAERAQRENAVITALAPVSESLHRMQRAVTTLEQDRQAQFGALSEQLRRAHESDEALRATTESLAGALRSTSTRGVWGETQLRRVVEAAGLTRHVDFDLQETIRSDHGRGRPDMVIRLAGGASIAVDAKVPLDAYLEASALNGTDEPRRRILMQQHVRAVRAHVDALSKKAYWSGLESSPEFVICFLPSESLLASAIDEDPALLDHAFGKRIALASPVNLWAVLKTVAYTWTQQEVSSEARDLLALGTQLYERVGVMARHADDLRKALERTVDSYNRFAGSLENRVLVTARRFPGIDPNGLDTPPAITDSTRRFGAEELNLPEPRAHEPDAESPLTAEIGDLRARLDDADAVEVRPRREPS
- a CDS encoding UDP-N-acetylmuramyl pentapeptide phosphotransferase — translated: MTTENVYRQTTVTDTGSITVVEMDAKRRTDVLFRVRHDEGHEVSAWWMIGAFVVFSGAVVALLSWVPGGA